The Aeromonas veronii genome includes the window GTCGGTGACCGTGACCCGGGTCGGCTCCAGGCCGTGGACGGCGGAGGCCACCATGTCGACGATGGAGTCCACTTCCCCCTGGCCGAGGGCGCTGCCCCGCAGGCTCAGCACCACGGTGGCACTCGGCTTGCGCTCGTTGCGGGCGAACACGTTGTCCTTGGGAATGGCCAGCAGCACCTGGGCCTTGGCCACGTTCTGGAACTGTTCGATGGCGCTCGCCAGCTGGCGCTCGCGGCTGAGCTTGAGACGCTCACCCTCCATGCGCTGGCTGACGCCGAAGCTGGAGTCCTTGAGCAGGATGGACTCGCCATCGTTGCTCACGTCGCTGCTGCTGGCAAGGCCGGCGCGGGTCAGGCGCAGACGGATATCGGCATAGTTTTCGGCGCTGACCAGCACGCTCTTGCCGTCCACCTGATAGGGGATCTTCTGCTGATCGAGGTAGTCGAGGGTGGAGACCAGCTCCTGGGTATTGAAGGTGCCGAGGGGACGCATCTCCGGCTCCTTGCCCCACAACAGGATGAAGACGGCGATGGCCAGACAGATGGTCAGCCCCAGGATCAGGGTGATCTGGCGCAGCACATCCGTGTTGGAGAGGAAGCCCAGCGCCGAGCTCTTCTGCTCCTGCTCGTCCAGGGTCGCCGCCCCTTCGTTGTTCATCAGCAGATCGCCGTTTTGATCGTTAGCCACGGTTTATGTCCTTGTTGCTGACATGTTCATGATGCTCAGTCGCCATGGATGTGCTTATACCGGCATGTTCATGATGGTCTTGTAGGCATCGACCATCTTGTTGCGCACCTGGACGGTCGCCTCGAAGGCGATGGAGGATTTCTGGCCGGCGATCATCACCTCGGAGAGATCCACCGACTTGTCGCCCAAATCGAAGCGGGTGCGCAGATCGTTGGCGCTGCCCTGCAGCTCGTTGACGTTGTCGAGAGCCAGCTTGAGCATCTGACCGAAATCCGAACTGACCGGGCGACCAGGCTGGGCCAGCGGAGTGGCTCCCGCTTCGACCTTGAGTGCCTGCATCTCTTGCATCAGGCTGCTTGCACTTATTTCCATCTTTCATCCCCAGACAAATCATTGACGCTGACAGGCTTAAAGCAATAAGGGTGCCAACCAGAGCGAATAGAGAAGATCAGAAGTGAAAGAGGGGCGTGATCAGGCCGGTGCCACCGGCCGTCACGGATTCAGATCGCGGGCCAGGGCTGTTTGCCCAGCAGCAACCGCAGGTAGCTCAGATGCAGATCGTAGTGTTCGTCGGCAGGCAGCTTGGCCAGCACCTCATCACGCAGGTAGTGCGCCTTGACGCTTGCCTGCTCAGGGGTCACCAAGCCCACGGCCACCAGCTTGGCGATGATGGCGTGGGAGAGGGCCAGGCAGGCCTCATCGGCCTCTCCCCAACCAAACTGGCCCGCATAGGCTTCTGGCGACAGGGCTGGTTCCAGCGGTGCCACCAGATCCCCCCAGACCCAGAACGCCGTGGGGATCCCTTCCTGCAACCGCAGATAGATGCTCTGTTTTTCCCACTCCCGGCTCTGGGCCGCCATCACATCTTGCCCGGGCTCATGCGCCATATCCCTCTCCTTGTCCCACGACTCTGATCCGCGCCCATGAAAAAGAGGGCCGAAGGCCCTCTTTTTACTGCAAGTCTCGTCAATTAAACAGACTGTATTTCAATCTGATAGAAGAAAAAGAACTTGTCGGACGAAGATGGATGTGTCACTTGTTCAAATCATCGTCAAGCCAGTACTTGGAGCCGGAAATATTGGCATCCAGCAGCAGCCCTTTCTCGCCAATCTGGTAGATGGCCATGCCGCCGTTGTACTTGGCGGTCAGCTCAGCACTCTCCTTGCCTGCCACGGCCCCCACCTCGGAGGTGGCTTCCCAGCCCTTGTTGACGAAGGCATCGAAGTGGGTCTGGTCTTCAAACAGGATCACCTGCTGATAGAACTTGCCGCCGAGCCCGGCCGCGAGGCCCGCCCCGAACATCTTCATATAGGTGTGCTTGCCGTTTTTGCGATTGACCGCAACCCCCGACCCCTGGTTGGTATGGATCATCAGGGAGAACTTGCGCGAATCGAACACCGCGTAGCCATAGGCCTGGTCAAACAGCAGCTTGGCGGAGGGCTGATCGTTGAACAGCCGCACCAGGGCGGTGTCGGCCATGGTATCAAGGGCCGTGCGCGCCTCTTCCGGGGTCTTGGGCTCCAACATGGTGTCGAGCTTCTTGTCCGCCGCATCCAGCCACTCCTTGCCGGTGGCCGCACTCTCTTCGGTCCAGGCACCGGCCTTGTTATAGGCATCGGCTCCCCAGGTAGAGACGGACTCCCAGGTCTCCTTGGAGAAATCGGTGATCCCCTTCCATGCTTCTTTGCTGGTGTCGCTCACCGCGGTGCCGAGATCGGAGGCGGCCTCTTTCAGCTTGGCCCAGTCGGCATGGCTGGGAGTGGATGCCAGCAACAGGGCGGCGGCAATCAGCCAGGGTTTGCTCTTCATGGTCTGCTCCTTCTTCTGCTCGTCAGCGGATCACTACCCTATCAGATTTAATCGTACGCCAATAACAGTCCCGTTCACGACTATGCCTTGCGACTCAACCACCTGCGTCACTCTTTCGCCCATATCGCCGGGTGAGCAAGGCGTTTCCTGCCGCACTCTGCTTGAGGAAGCGAGGCTGCCGTGGTCGGACGATAACTGTCACCCGCAGAGGCGCCCATCCCCCTCGCCCTTGCCGATGCAAAGGGGATGAACCCGTAAATATTGTTCGGCCAGCCCCCCCCGGTTGTATAGTTTTTGGTTAGCCATTCCGGTAAAATCCGCGCCCTTATAATAGAGCCACCTAAGAGTGATTGAGCGATGTCCAACACAAAACAGGCCCCCAAAGTAGGATTCGTCTCCTTGGGTTGCCCCAAAAACCTGGTCGATTCCGAACGCATCCTGACCCAGCTGCGTACCGAAGGGTACGATGTGGTGCCCAGCTATGACGATGCGGAGCTGGTGGTGGTCAACACCTGCGGCTTCATCGACAGCGCAGTACAAGAGTCGCTGGAAGCCATCGGTGAGGCCCTGTCCGAAAACGGCAAGGTGATCGTCACCGGCTGTCTTGGCGCCAAAGAGAACCAGATCCGCGAGATCCACCCCAAGGTGCTCGAAATCACCGGCCCCCACGCCTATGAAGAGGTGCTGGGCCACGTCCACAAGTACGTGGAAAAGCCCACCCACAACCCCTTTACCAGCCTGGTACCGGCCCATGGGGTCAAGCTGACCCCCCGTCACTACGCCTACCTGAAGATTTCCGAAGGCTGCAACCACCGCTGCACCTTCTGCATCATCCCCTCCATGCGCGGGGATCTGGTGAGCCGCCCCATCGGCGAGGTGCTGGCCGAGGCCAAGCGCCTGAAAGAGGCGGGCGTGAAGGAGATCCTGGTGATCTCCCAGGACACCTCCGCCTATGGCGTGGACGTCAAGCACCGTACCGGCTTCTACGACGGCATGCCGGTCAAGACCAGCATGGTGGCCCTGTGCGAAGAACTCGCCAAACTCGGCATGTGGGTACGCCTGCATTATGTCTACCCGTATCCGCACGTGGATGACGTCATCCCGCTGATGCGCGACGGCAAGGTGCTGCCCTATCTCGATATCCCGCTGCAACACGCCAGCCCGCGCATCCTCAAGCTGATGAAGCGTCCCGGCACCGTCGAGCGCACCCTGGAGCGCATCCAGAAGTGGCGCGAGATCTGCCCCGAGATCACCCTGCGCTCCACCTTCATCGTCGGCTTCCCCGGCGAGACCGAAGAAGAGTTCCAGATGCTGCTGGACTTCATCGACAAGGCGGAACTGGATCGGGTCGGTTGCTTCAAATACAGCCCGGTCGAGGGTGCCAAGGCCAACGAGCTGCCGGATCCGGTGCCGGCCGAGGTGCAGGAAGAGCGCTTCCAGCGCTTCATGGAGCTGCAACAGCAGGTCTCCATCCGCAAGCTGGCCCGCAAGGTGGGTCAGGAGATGACCATTCTCATCGACGAAGTGGACGAAGAGGGCGCCACCGGCCGCTCCGCCGCCGATGCCCCCGAGATCGACGGCCTGGTCTACCTGAACGGCGAGACCGGCCTCAAGCCCGGCGACATGGTCAAAGTACGCATCGACGAGGCGGACGAATACGACCTCTGGGCCAGTCTGGTGAACTAAACCCGCCGCTTAGCCCGAAAGCCAGTCAGCCCTGCTGACTGGCTTTTTTATTGCCCGCCGTCAGCCAGCCACCATACGCCCATCGAAATCGTACCGGCCCTCCTTCATCCATTTCGGCACACCACGCTGTTGCGGCTCTCCAGATCTCTGCCTGCGGAAAAGAAAACGCTTTCATTTCTCTTCGTGACCCAGCGCACAAACCCGGGCCGCTTTCCCGGCCGCTTGCTTCATGCTCAAAAAAAAGCCAGATGGCGAGTGCAAAAACCAGCACGATCCAGTTCACATAATCACTTTTCACCGACGTCAAAGGGTGACTTGATGCTCTGTGATAATTAACATAACAGTCTAATAATAAAGGATTAAAAATAGACTTTGACGAGATTGACGAGCGTCATTGGGTTTTTACGATATCGACGAAATGAAGAGTTGTTGTTTTCCTGTTAACTCTGCTTTTCTAAGGGCGTTGGACGACACAACTACAAGGGTGCAAAACCTGACCAACAGAGAGGGCCGGTGTCCAAGCATGCGATGTCGGTGCTCCATTCCAAAACCATGGAAGACCAATAAGAAAGGAAAAAATATGCTTGCCAAAGTATCCAAAATCGCTACCTCAGTCATGCTGGGGACCCTGCTCGCCGGGATGACCGGCACTGCCATGGCCGCCGAGAACAAGACGGTGCTGACCCTGGTTGCCCAGCAGGAAACCGCATGGGTGAAAAACTTCAACCCCTTCCTGCAGGCTGGTCTGTTGCACACGACCCGTCACTTCATCTATGAGCCGCTGGTGATCTTCAACGATATGCAGGGTGGCAAACCCGTCTATCGTCTGGCGACCCACTACGCCTTCAGCGATGACCTGAAGTCCGTCACCTTCGATCTGCGCGAAGGGGTCAAGTGGTCCGATGGTGAAGCCTTCACCGCCGACGACATCCTCTTCTCCTTCAACCTGGTCAAGGCCAACAAGGCGCTGGACGAGCGCTCCATCTGGACCCAGATCAAGGGTGTCGAGAAGCTGGGGGATCACAAGGTCAAGTTCGACCTGGCCGAAGTGAACACCAACGTGGTGAACGACCTGGTGCTGGTGCCCATCGTGCCCGAGCACCAGTGGAAGTCCGTCAAGGATCCGGTTGCCTTCACCAACGACAAGCCGGTCGGTACCGGTCCCTTCACCGAAGTGGACAACTTCTCCGCCCAGCTCTATACCCAGTGCCGCAACCCGCACTACTGGGATAACGCCAGCCTCTCTATCGACTGCCTGCGCATGCCGCAGATGGCCACCAACGACCAGGTGCTGGCCGCCGTGATGAAGGGTGACGTGGACTGGTTCGGCTCCTTCGTGCCGGATATCGAGCGTCTCTACGTCGGCAACGATCCGAAGAACAACAAGTACTGGTTCCCCGCCTCCGGCACCGTGGCGTTCAACGTCAACTTCCAGAGCAAGAACCCGGGCAACCACGAAGCCTTCAACGACATCAACTTCCGCCGCGCCTTCTCCATGGCCATGGACCGCCAGTCCATGGTGGACATCGCGGGCTACGGCTATCCGACCGTCAACGAGTATCCGTCCGGTCTTGGCAAGGCATTCGCCTCATGGGACAACCCGGAAGTCGAGAAGAAGTACGGCAAATACAACAAGTTCGACCTGGAAGGCGCCAAGGCGCTGCTGAAACAGGCGGGCTACAAGGATTGTGACGGCGACAAGTTCTTGGACACCCCGAGCTGCAAGAAGATCGAGTTCAAGGTACTGGTGCCGAACGGCTGGACCGACTGGGTCAACACCGTCCAGATCGGGGTCGAAGGCCTGCAGGCCCTGGGTCTGAACGCCAAGACCTCCACCCCGGAAGCTACCGTCTGGACCGAGAACCTGATCACCGGTGACTTCGACGTCGCCCTGCAGGGTTACTTCGCCGGTGCCAACCCGCACAAGTACTTCGAGACCGCCTTCCACTCCCGCAACATGGGTGAACGTGGCAACCGCTTCGCGGCGCCCCGCTACAAGGATCCGGCACTCGACAAGCTGATCGACGACTTCACCCAGACCGCCGACGCGGCCAAGCAGAAAGAGATCATGTTTGCCATCCAGGAGCGTGTCGGGGCCAACCAGACCATCATCCCGGTGTTCAACAACCCGACCTGGTACGAGTACAGCACCAAGCGCTTCAATGGCTGGTTCAGTGCCGACAACCCGGTCGCCAAGCCGCAGGTTCACCCGGATACCCCGGAGCGTCTGCTGCACGTGTTGTCACTCAAGCCAAACAGCTAATCACCTCGGCCCCCTGCGGGGGGCCTTCTTCCCCGCCCTCACTTCATCCCCCGGACCTCACGGGGTTGGGGTAGCTTTGCCCGGCGCGGGGCAGGCTTGCAGTAAAAGGTATCACCATGGGATTTATACTCAGACGTTTCTCCTTCTATCTGGTCGCTTTTCTGGTGGCCGCCACCATCAACTTCCTGTTACCCAGAGCCATGCCAGGGGATCCCGTCTCCGTCATGTTCGCCCGGGCCGGTGCCATGATGGAGCCCGCCGCCCTGGAAGCCCTCAAAGCCACCTTCGGCTTCGTTGACGGTCCTATCGGCACCCAATTCCTCACCTATGTGAAGAGCGTCTTCACCTGGGATCTCGGCACTTCGGTGCGTTACTACCCGCAGCCGGTCGCCGACGTGCTCGGCCGCGCCATCGGCTGGACCCTGTTCCTGGTGGGCACCTCCACCATTCTGAGCTTCTCCATCGGCTCCATCGTCGGCATCTTCGCCGCCTGGTACCGGGGGGGGCGCATGGACAGCATCCTCTCCCCGCTCACCCTGGTGATGCAGGCCATCCCGCCGGTGGTGGTCTCCCTGCTCGCCCTCTTCCTGTTCGGGGTAAGCCTCAACTGGCTTCCGATTGGCTACGCCTACAGCCCGGAGATCAAGGCCGATTTTGGCTGGGAACACATCAAGAGCATCATGCTGCACGCCATCATGCCGGTGGGTACCCTGGCCATGGTGCAGGTGGGGGGCTTCCTCATCACCATGCGCAACAACATGATCAACCTGCTGGGTGAGGACTACATCACCATGGCCAAGGCCAAGGGGCTCTCCAGCAACCGGGTGATCTTCAACTACGGCGCCCGCAACGCCGTGCTGCCGAGCGTCACCGCCCTCTCCATGGCGCTGGGTTTCGTCATCGGCGGCTCCCTCATCACCGAAGTCATCTTCAACTACCCGGGCTTGGGCCTGACCCTGTATCAGGGCATTCTCGCCCGTGACTACCCGCTCATTCAGGGCCAACTGCTCATCATGACCATCACCATGCTCAGCTTCAATTTCCTGGCGGACGTGCTCTATGTCTTCCTGGATCCCCGTCTGCGTACAGGAGGCAAATAAGATGCGTATGCCGACCATTCTCAAGATATTGCTGGGCAACAAGAAGGCGGCCTTCGGCCTCGCCATCGTCGTCACCTTCGTGCTGATGGCGCTGTTTGCCCCGCTCCTGACCAGCAACGAACCCACCAAGCGGGTCGCCCGCCCGCACCAGCCTCCCAGCGTGGAGCTGGTGATGGGCTCCAACCGCATGGGGCACGATCTCTGGTCCCAGTTCACCCACGGCGCCCGTATCTCCCTGCTGGTGGGCTTCGGGGCGGGCCTCCTGGTCTGCGCCCTCGCCATCACGGTAGGCATCACCGCCGGCTACTTCGGCGGTATCGTGGACGAGTGCCTCACCTTCCTGATGAACGTGGTGCTGGTGATCCCGAACCTCCCCTTATTACTGGTGCTCGCGAGCTTCATCGGGGAGGCGTCACCGACGGTGATTGCCCTCATCATAGGCTTTACCTCCTGGGCCTATGGCGCCCGGGTCATCCGCGCCCAGACCCTGGCCCTGCGGGAGAAGGAGTTCGTCATCGCCGCCGAGGTGCTGGGTGAACCGGCCTGGCGCATCATCCTGGTGGAGATACTGCCGAACCTCATCTCCATCATCGGGGTGAGCTTCATCGGCTCCATCATCTACGCCATCGTCACCGAGGCGACCCTGGAGTTCCTGGGTCTTGGCGACCCGACCGTGGTGAGCTGGGGCATCATGCTCTACAACGCCCAGACCTCGAGCGCCATCCTGGTGGGCGCCTGGTGGGAGATCCTGGCCCCCTGCTTCGCCATCGCGACCCTGGGCGCCGGCCTCGCCATGCTCAACTTCGCCATCGACGAGATAGCCAACCCCCAGCTGCGTTCCCACAAGGGTCTGAATCGCTGGAAGAAACTCGCCGCCCCCGCCCCAGTCACCGCTATGGCCGCACAGGAGAAGACAGCATGACCTCGCAACAACCCCTGCTGTCGGTGCGCCAGCTCTGCGTCGACTACATCACCGAGAACGGCGACGTGCGCGCCGTCAACTCGGTCAGCTTTGACATCATGCCGGGAGAGGTATTCGGCCTCGCCGGTGAATCCGGTTGCGGCAAATCCACGGTCGCCTTCTCGGTGGCCAGGCTGCACAAGCCGCCCGCCTACATCAGCGGCGGCGAGATCCTCTTCAAGGGGGAGAACATTCTCCACTTTGACGACGAGCGGCTGCGCAGCTACCGCTGGCGCCAGGCGAGCGTGGTGTTCCAGTCCGCCATGAACGCGCTCAACCCCGTGCTGCGCATGGAAGAGCAGTTCTGTGACGTGCTGCTGGCCCACAACCCCGGCCTGACCCGCTATGAGGCGATCAAGCGCGCCAAGGAGCTGCTGGAGATCGTCGACATCCACCCGAGTCGGCTCAAGGACTACCCGCACCAGTTCTCCGGCGGCATGCGCCAGCGGCTGGTGATCGCCATCGCCATGGCGCTGAACCCCGAGCTGCTGATCATGGATGAACCCACCACGGCGCTGGACGTGGTGGTGCAGCGGGAGATCCTGCAGAAGGTCTATGCGCTCAAGGAGAAATTCAACTTCTCCATCCTGTTCATCACCCATGACCTCTCCCTCATGGTCGAGTTCTGCGATCGCATCGGCATCATGTACGCCGGCGAGCTCATCGAGATTGCCCCCTCCAAGGCGATCCTGACCGCGCCGCTGCACCCCTATACCAAGGGGCTCGGCAACTCCTTCCCGCCCCTGCACGGCCCGAAAACCGTGCTGGAGGGGATCCCCGGCACCCCGCTCAATCTGCTGGAGGTGCCGGTCGGCTGCCGCTTCCAGGCCCGCTGCAGCCGGGTACATGATCGCTGCCGTCAGGAATACACCAAGCTGGCCGAGATCCGGCCGGGACAACAGACCGCCTGCCACCTCTACGGCGTGGCGGAGCAACAACCGGATCTTCCGATCTACCTGGACAAGGCCGCTGGCTGTTAAGGATGTCTGTCATGCAAATCGCCAAAACCGACGCCCCCATCATCGAAGTCCAGCACCTCTACAAGGACTTCCCCGTCAACTCCAACGCCATCAAGAGTGGCAAGATGCGGGCCCTGTCCGACATCACCTTCAACCTGCACCGGGGCCGCGCCCTGGCGGTGGTGGGTGAATCCGGCTCCGGCAAGAGCACCATCGCCAAGATCATCGCCAAGATGTACAAGCTCTCCAGCGGCCGCATCCTCTACCGCGGCCGGGATCTGGAGGAGTTCGACAAGGGCACCGCCCTGCTCGACTACCGCCAGAGCGTGCAGATGGTATGGCAAGACCCGTTCGGTTCGCTGAACCCGACCCACACCATCTACCACCACATCGCCCGCCCCCTGCTGCTGCACAGCAAGGTGCTCGACAAGAAAGATCTGCCGGACATGGTCTACGCCCTGCTGGAGAAGGTGGGACTGACCCCGGCCAAGGCCACCGCCGCCAAGTATCCGCACCAGCTCTCCGGCGGCCAGCGCCAGCGGGTCAACATCGCCCGCAACCTTGCGGTGGAGGCGGAAGTGGTGCTGGCGGACGAGCCCACCTCCATGCTCGACGTCTCCATTCGCATCGGCATCCTCAACCTGATGGAGCAGATGAAGAACGAACTCGGCGTCTCCATGCTCTACATCACCCACGACATCGCCACCGCCCGCTATGTGGCCGAAGATCTCGCGGTGATGTACGTGGGCCACATGGTGGAGTGGGGCGAGGTGGACGAGATCCTGCACCACCCCCAGCACCCCTATACCCAGCTGCTCATCTCGGCGGTGCCGGATCCGGAGAAGAGCATCCACACCGAGCTGGAGGGGGGCCGCAAGGGAGAGATCCCGCTCTGGACCCCGCACTCTCGCGGTTGCCCCTTCGCCGGTCGTTGCCATCAGGCCATGGCCCGCTGCAAGGAGAGCCTGCCGCCGGTGACCAAGCTCGCCGACAACCACTTCGTGCGCTGCTACCTGTACGACTGAGCCAGCCTCTCGCTTCACTGCGGGCCTGCGGGCCCGCCAACCGCCTCGCCTGCTGCGGCAGGCCAGGGGAGTCACTCTTCGATGGAACTCTTGATCAATCAGGTGGGTTACGACTGCGATGGCCACAAGGTGGCCCTGCTGCAAGGCGCCTTTGAACAGCCCCTCAGCGGCCGGGTGCGGCTGCTGCGTCTGGACGATGGCCAGATCCTGTTCGACACCGAGTTGCAGGCCGCCGGTAAGGTTCCTGGCTGGCAGGGTCGCCACTTCTGGCGCGCCGACTTCAGCGCCTTTAAAGAGCCCGGCCACTATCGGCTGGAAGCCGTCACCCAGCGCGAGGGAGAGGCGACCCCCTCCGTCACCCGCTCCCCCCGCTTTGCCATCGGCCCTGGCTTGCTGAGTCGCACCTGCCTGTCCGATGTCATTCACTATTTCAAGGGGCAGCGCGCGAGCGGTGCCTTCGATCAGGCCGATCGCCAGGCCCGCCAGTTTGGCACCGAGCAGCGCCGGGATGTGCGCGGTGGCTGGTTCGATGCCAGCGGCGACATGAGCAAGTACTTGAGCCACCTCTCGTACGCCAACTACCTCAACCCCCAGCAGACCCCCCTGGTGGTCTGGGCCCTGCTCAAGTGCCGGGATCTGCTCGGCACACGCACCGATATCGACGGCCTGAACCTGTGCAAACGGCTCGCCGACGAGGCCCTGCACGGGGCAGACTTCCTCTGCCGGATGCAGGACGAGAGTGGCTTCTTCTACATGACCCTGTTCGACAAGTGGAGCAAGGATCCCGAGCAGCGGGAGCTGTGCGCCTACGCCACCCAGCAGGGGCTAAAGTCCGCCGACTGGCAGGCGGGATTCCGGCAAGGGGGGGGCATGACCATCGCCGCCCTGGCCCGTGCCGCGCGGGAGTCCGCGGTCGGTGATTTTGATGCCAGCCACTACGCCGAGGCCGCCCGCCGCGGCTATCTGCACCTGCGTGAGCACAACCTCGCCTATCTGGACGACTGTCGCGAAAACATCATCGACGACTACTGCGCCCTGCTCGCCGCCGTGGAGCTGACCCGCACCCTGGGCCAGGAGTGGCTCGGCGAAGCCAGAGACAGGGCTGCCCGGCTCTGTGCCCGTCAGCATCCCCATCCGGAGCTCGGCCATTACTGGGCCGCCGATGACGACGGGGCGCGCCCCTACTATCACGCCGCCGAGGCGGGCCTGCCGGTGCTGGCCCTGCTGGAATACCTGGCCCTGGAGCCGGATCCCGCGCGCAAACTCAAGGTGCAGGCCGTGGTGCAACAGGCGCTGGCGGCCGAGCTGGCGCTGGCCGCCCAGGCGGGCAACCCCTTCGCCCTCGCCCGTCAGTATGTGAAAGGAGTGGGCGAGGAGCCCCGCATTAGCTTCTTCATGCCCCACCACAACGAATCCGGTTACTGGTGGCAGGGAGAAAACGCCAGACTGGCCTCCCTCGCCGCCATGACATTTTCCGCTGCATCTGTGCTGCCACAGCAGCGCAAACCACTACAGGCCTTCGGCCAGCGCCAGCTCGACTGGATCCTGGGGCAAAACCCCTTCAACGCCTGCATGCTGGCGGGGCACGGCATCAACAACCCGAGCTACACCGCCGGCTACCCCAATGCGCCGGGCGGGATCTGCAACGGCATCACCGCCGGTTTCGATGACGAGGCAGACATCGCCTTCATCCCGGATGCCTACAAGGAGCGGCTGGATCAGAACTGGCGCTGGGGGGAGCAGTGGATCCCCCACGCAGCCTGGTTCGCCCTGGCCATCAGCTGGCAGAGCACCCTCGGAGGTTCCCATGATTGAGACGTACAAGGATCGGCTCGATCAAAACTGGCGCTGGGGGAGCCGTGGATCCTCCATGCAGTCCGCCTGGTTCGCCCTGGCTATCAGCTGGCAGAGCACCCTCGGAGGCTCCCATGACTGAATACTGGGTCGGCGTGGATGGCGGCGGCACCCATACCCGGGCCCGCATCCGCGACAGGGCGGGGAAGCTGCTGGGTGAAGGGCGGGCCGCGGGCTCCAATCTGGAGCTCGGCATTCCCTTGGCCCATCGCCACGTATTGACCGCCATCGATCTGGCCCGCACCGAGGCGGGTCTTGGCAAGGGGGCGGAACCGCTGATGAGCGTCGGGCTGGCGCTCGCCTCCGCCGAGCTGGCGGATTGCTACCACGCCCTCCTGGCCATGCCCTTCCCTTATGCCAGTGTGCGGCTCACCTCCGATGCCTTCGGGGCCTGCCTCGGCGCCTTCGGTGGCCGGGAAGGGGCCATCCTCATCGCCGGCACCGGCTCCGCCGGGCTCATCTACCGGGAGGGGCGACTG containing:
- the befA gene encoding beta cell expansion factor BefA produces the protein MKSKPWLIAAALLLASTPSHADWAKLKEAASDLGTAVSDTSKEAWKGITDFSKETWESVSTWGADAYNKAGAWTEESAATGKEWLDAADKKLDTMLEPKTPEEARTALDTMADTALVRLFNDQPSAKLLFDQAYGYAVFDSRKFSLMIHTNQGSGVAVNRKNGKHTYMKMFGAGLAAGLGGKFYQQVILFEDQTHFDAFVNKGWEATSEVGAVAGKESAELTAKYNGGMAIYQIGEKGLLLDANISGSKYWLDDDLNK
- a CDS encoding ABC transporter permease, with the translated sequence MRMPTILKILLGNKKAAFGLAIVVTFVLMALFAPLLTSNEPTKRVARPHQPPSVELVMGSNRMGHDLWSQFTHGARISLLVGFGAGLLVCALAITVGITAGYFGGIVDECLTFLMNVVLVIPNLPLLLVLASFIGEASPTVIALIIGFTSWAYGARVIRAQTLALREKEFVIAAEVLGEPAWRIILVEILPNLISIIGVSFIGSIIYAIVTEATLEFLGLGDPTVVSWGIMLYNAQTSSAILVGAWWEILAPCFAIATLGAGLAMLNFAIDEIANPQLRSHKGLNRWKKLAAPAPVTAMAAQEKTA
- a CDS encoding ABC transporter permease, giving the protein MGFILRRFSFYLVAFLVAATINFLLPRAMPGDPVSVMFARAGAMMEPAALEALKATFGFVDGPIGTQFLTYVKSVFTWDLGTSVRYYPQPVADVLGRAIGWTLFLVGTSTILSFSIGSIVGIFAAWYRGGRMDSILSPLTLVMQAIPPVVVSLLALFLFGVSLNWLPIGYAYSPEIKADFGWEHIKSIMLHAIMPVGTLAMVQVGGFLITMRNNMINLLGEDYITMAKAKGLSSNRVIFNYGARNAVLPSVTALSMALGFVIGGSLITEVIFNYPGLGLTLYQGILARDYPLIQGQLLIMTITMLSFNFLADVLYVFLDPRLRTGGK
- the fliE gene encoding flagellar hook-basal body complex protein FliE, producing MEISASSLMQEMQALKVEAGATPLAQPGRPVSSDFGQMLKLALDNVNELQGSANDLRTRFDLGDKSVDLSEVMIAGQKSSIAFEATVQVRNKMVDAYKTIMNMPV
- the rimO gene encoding 30S ribosomal protein S12 methylthiotransferase RimO; the encoded protein is MSNTKQAPKVGFVSLGCPKNLVDSERILTQLRTEGYDVVPSYDDAELVVVNTCGFIDSAVQESLEAIGEALSENGKVIVTGCLGAKENQIREIHPKVLEITGPHAYEEVLGHVHKYVEKPTHNPFTSLVPAHGVKLTPRHYAYLKISEGCNHRCTFCIIPSMRGDLVSRPIGEVLAEAKRLKEAGVKEILVISQDTSAYGVDVKHRTGFYDGMPVKTSMVALCEELAKLGMWVRLHYVYPYPHVDDVIPLMRDGKVLPYLDIPLQHASPRILKLMKRPGTVERTLERIQKWREICPEITLRSTFIVGFPGETEEEFQMLLDFIDKAELDRVGCFKYSPVEGAKANELPDPVPAEVQEERFQRFMELQQQVSIRKLARKVGQEMTILIDEVDEEGATGRSAADAPEIDGLVYLNGETGLKPGDMVKVRIDEADEYDLWASLVN
- a CDS encoding ABC transporter substrate-binding protein; this translates as MLAKVSKIATSVMLGTLLAGMTGTAMAAENKTVLTLVAQQETAWVKNFNPFLQAGLLHTTRHFIYEPLVIFNDMQGGKPVYRLATHYAFSDDLKSVTFDLREGVKWSDGEAFTADDILFSFNLVKANKALDERSIWTQIKGVEKLGDHKVKFDLAEVNTNVVNDLVLVPIVPEHQWKSVKDPVAFTNDKPVGTGPFTEVDNFSAQLYTQCRNPHYWDNASLSIDCLRMPQMATNDQVLAAVMKGDVDWFGSFVPDIERLYVGNDPKNNKYWFPASGTVAFNVNFQSKNPGNHEAFNDINFRRAFSMAMDRQSMVDIAGYGYPTVNEYPSGLGKAFASWDNPEVEKKYGKYNKFDLEGAKALLKQAGYKDCDGDKFLDTPSCKKIEFKVLVPNGWTDWVNTVQIGVEGLQALGLNAKTSTPEATVWTENLITGDFDVALQGYFAGANPHKYFETAFHSRNMGERGNRFAAPRYKDPALDKLIDDFTQTADAAKQKEIMFAIQERVGANQTIIPVFNNPTWYEYSTKRFNGWFSADNPVAKPQVHPDTPERLLHVLSLKPNS
- a CDS encoding ABC transporter ATP-binding protein, whose protein sequence is MTSQQPLLSVRQLCVDYITENGDVRAVNSVSFDIMPGEVFGLAGESGCGKSTVAFSVARLHKPPAYISGGEILFKGENILHFDDERLRSYRWRQASVVFQSAMNALNPVLRMEEQFCDVLLAHNPGLTRYEAIKRAKELLEIVDIHPSRLKDYPHQFSGGMRQRLVIAIAMALNPELLIMDEPTTALDVVVQREILQKVYALKEKFNFSILFITHDLSLMVEFCDRIGIMYAGELIEIAPSKAILTAPLHPYTKGLGNSFPPLHGPKTVLEGIPGTPLNLLEVPVGCRFQARCSRVHDRCRQEYTKLAEIRPGQQTACHLYGVAEQQPDLPIYLDKAAGC
- a CDS encoding ABC transporter ATP-binding protein, whose amino-acid sequence is MQIAKTDAPIIEVQHLYKDFPVNSNAIKSGKMRALSDITFNLHRGRALAVVGESGSGKSTIAKIIAKMYKLSSGRILYRGRDLEEFDKGTALLDYRQSVQMVWQDPFGSLNPTHTIYHHIARPLLLHSKVLDKKDLPDMVYALLEKVGLTPAKATAAKYPHQLSGGQRQRVNIARNLAVEAEVVLADEPTSMLDVSIRIGILNLMEQMKNELGVSMLYITHDIATARYVAEDLAVMYVGHMVEWGEVDEILHHPQHPYTQLLISAVPDPEKSIHTELEGGRKGEIPLWTPHSRGCPFAGRCHQAMARCKESLPPVTKLADNHFVRCYLYD